One window of Halorussus sp. MSC15.2 genomic DNA carries:
- a CDS encoding GAF domain-containing sensor histidine kinase, with translation MEFSGEAIRVLFVGDRPGTEAFARSVRREEAFTVTVAADRESALDCLETDEFDCVVGDVAAGFELLDAVRDRWPDLPYVFVAGEGDDSAEEALARGATDYLERRSDRDQSALLVTRVENAVVRRTSGGLVGTLVTQETTDDDYARIATELRENETYLRKLYRTASNTELSYEQKRRRLLELGRERLDVDVGFVSRIEDDTFEIVDAVGSHELLQSDETAPLAETYCRRTIDDEGLLSVEDAESEEWLDDPTYETYGLGCYVGAKMFVSDDFYGTLCFADRNPRDRSFSENEKIYVELISQWLRYEYEQMADERALREQNDRLEEFASVVSHDLRNPLNVARIYLNMAEETGAEEDFEQVESALERMEQLIQNLLTLAEQGDALDDVTDHDLSAVAADAWKNVDTDDATCRVEDDVVVESDRDRLQQLLENFFRNSIEHGGRTVTVRVGPLDGEDGFYVADDGSGIPEDQCESVFEHGFSTDDGGTGLGLAIVRRIAEAHGWTVSVAESDSGGARFEVRF, from the coding sequence ATGGAGTTCTCCGGAGAAGCGATTCGGGTTCTCTTCGTCGGCGACAGACCGGGGACCGAGGCGTTCGCGCGAAGCGTCCGCCGCGAGGAAGCGTTCACCGTGACTGTCGCCGCGGACCGAGAGAGCGCACTCGATTGTCTGGAGACCGATGAGTTCGACTGCGTCGTGGGCGACGTGGCCGCCGGATTCGAACTACTCGACGCCGTCCGAGACCGCTGGCCCGACCTCCCGTACGTGTTCGTCGCGGGAGAGGGAGACGACAGCGCCGAGGAGGCGCTCGCGCGCGGCGCGACCGACTACCTCGAACGACGGTCCGACCGCGACCAGTCGGCGCTGCTGGTCACCCGCGTCGAGAACGCCGTGGTGCGCCGGACCTCTGGCGGACTCGTCGGGACGCTCGTCACACAGGAGACGACCGACGACGACTACGCCCGCATCGCGACCGAACTCAGGGAGAACGAGACGTACCTACGGAAACTCTACCGAACCGCGTCGAACACGGAACTCTCCTACGAACAGAAGCGACGACGGCTACTGGAACTCGGCCGAGAGCGCCTCGACGTGGACGTGGGGTTCGTCTCGCGCATCGAGGACGACACCTTCGAAATCGTCGATGCGGTGGGGTCTCACGAACTGCTCCAATCCGACGAGACCGCGCCGCTGGCCGAGACCTACTGCCGGAGGACCATCGACGACGAGGGACTGCTGAGCGTGGAGGACGCCGAGTCGGAGGAATGGCTCGACGACCCGACGTACGAGACCTACGGTCTGGGCTGTTACGTCGGCGCGAAGATGTTCGTAAGCGACGACTTCTACGGAACGCTCTGTTTCGCCGACCGAAACCCCAGAGACCGGTCGTTCTCCGAGAACGAGAAGATATACGTCGAACTCATCTCCCAGTGGTTGCGCTACGAGTACGAGCAGATGGCCGACGAGCGCGCGCTCCGCGAGCAGAACGACCGACTCGAAGAGTTCGCCAGCGTGGTCAGCCACGACCTTCGCAACCCGCTGAACGTTGCCAGAATCTACCTCAACATGGCCGAGGAGACCGGTGCCGAGGAGGACTTCGAGCAGGTCGAGAGCGCTCTCGAACGGATGGAGCAGTTGATTCAGAACCTGCTGACGTTGGCCGAGCAGGGTGACGCGCTGGACGACGTGACCGACCACGACCTGTCGGCAGTGGCGGCCGACGCGTGGAAGAACGTCGATACCGACGACGCCACCTGCCGGGTGGAAGACGACGTAGTGGTCGAGTCCGACCGCGACCGCCTCCAGCAGTTGCTCGAGAACTTCTTCCGCAACTCGATAGAACACGGCGGCCGAACAGTGACCGTTCGGGTCGGTCCGCTCGACGGTGAAGACGGGTTCTACGTCGCCGACGACGGGTCGGGCATCCCCGAAGACCAGTGCGAGTCGGTGTTCGAACACGGCTTCTCGACCGACGACGGCGGGACCGGACTGGGACTCGCAATCGTTCGGCGTATCGCGGAGGCCCACGGGTGGACCGTCTCGGTCGCCGAGAGCGACTCCGGCGGTGCGCGATTCGAAGTCCGGTTCTGA
- a CDS encoding 2'-5' RNA ligase family protein produces MYSLNVAVPGEVERLVEDLRPALLDFDAIRERHTLLCKRLGDSPPGGVARLREQVRTALGDAPAFEVRVTGLDYFAYPPLGEGPVVYLAVESPGLRRIHRRLLDEFSAIAEFEGDDYVPHVTLARGGDVETARRFVERDIEPVTWTVNRLALWDATYEEEVATFSLPA; encoded by the coding sequence GTGTACAGCCTCAACGTCGCGGTTCCCGGCGAAGTCGAGCGACTCGTCGAGGACCTCCGGCCCGCGCTCCTCGACTTCGACGCGATTCGAGAGCGCCACACCCTCCTCTGCAAGCGCCTCGGCGACTCGCCGCCGGGAGGAGTCGCACGTCTGCGCGAGCAGGTCCGCACGGCGCTCGGGGACGCGCCGGCTTTCGAGGTCCGCGTCACCGGTCTCGACTACTTCGCCTACCCGCCCCTCGGCGAGGGACCGGTCGTCTACCTCGCGGTCGAGAGTCCCGGTCTCCGGCGGATTCACCGCAGACTGCTCGACGAGTTCTCCGCGATAGCGGAGTTCGAGGGCGACGACTACGTGCCCCACGTCACGCTAGCCCGCGGCGGCGACGTGGAGACCGCGCGTCGATTCGTGGAGCGCGACATCGAACCCGTGACGTGGACTGTGAATCGACTCGCCCTCTGGGACGCGACCTACGAGGAGGAGGTCGCCACGTTCTCGCTGCCCGCCTGA
- a CDS encoding ATP-dependent DNA helicase produces the protein MAETNGYMRFFPYEEPYENQREAMDRIYNTFTRGQDVLFEGACGTGKTLSSLVPALEYAREEDKTVVITTNVHQQMRQFVADARAITREEPIRAVVFRGKGSMCHIDVGFEECQVLRDNTYEVVDAESDLAELEDRQEELLEASQEGDERAAEARSAVMDELEQVQERVESLEENNTCEYYYNNLVGDNDEFYSWLYDDVRTPDDIYDYAEEQQLCGYELLKDGMEGVDLVVCNYHHLLDPMIREQFFRWLDRDPEDVITIFDEAHNVEDTAREHATRTLTENTLDSALDELQDSDDARAEPAYNVISAFRAALEETYEDNLGFGDREQVGDNWEDLSIANEGKRDDLTLNFLQQYTGKGIDTELELAVHLGKELDEEYEEAYKNGESTTRQECQTLQAARFVQSFMDESAELGQYPVVSVRRDEATEEVYGRAELYTCIPREVTEELFDEVYATVLMSATLRPFDVISDVLGLEDPAEIAYGLQFPEENRRTFAVETPALFSSERDDLDTQEAIAGVLRDAVEFTAGNTLLFFPSYAEAERYYDRLGREFGGDATLYMDEPGTSVEDLRQRFVADDDAALFTSLWGTLAEGVSFDGDEARTVVVVGVPYPHLNDRMEAVQEAYDRTFADRSGRDSGWEYAVEIPTIRKTRQALGRVIRSPDDFGVRVLVDKRYTEAGQREMGKYSVRDTFPPEERGEMLDVQAEKLKFAMLNFYSDKQAWTGDPPTP, from the coding sequence GTGGCAGAGACGAACGGGTACATGCGCTTTTTCCCCTACGAAGAGCCGTACGAGAACCAGCGGGAGGCGATGGACCGCATCTACAACACCTTCACCCGCGGGCAGGACGTGCTGTTTGAGGGGGCCTGCGGGACGGGCAAGACGCTGTCGTCGCTCGTCCCCGCGCTGGAGTACGCCCGCGAGGAGGACAAGACGGTCGTCATCACGACCAACGTCCACCAGCAGATGCGCCAGTTCGTCGCCGACGCGCGAGCCATCACCCGAGAGGAACCCATCCGTGCGGTGGTCTTCCGGGGGAAGGGGTCGATGTGTCACATCGACGTGGGGTTCGAGGAGTGTCAGGTCCTGCGGGACAACACCTACGAGGTCGTGGACGCCGAGAGCGACCTCGCGGAACTGGAGGACCGCCAAGAGGAGTTGCTGGAAGCGAGTCAGGAGGGCGACGAGCGCGCCGCCGAGGCCCGGAGCGCGGTCATGGACGAGTTGGAACAGGTCCAAGAGCGCGTCGAGAGTCTCGAGGAGAACAACACCTGCGAGTACTACTACAACAACCTCGTCGGCGACAACGACGAGTTCTACTCGTGGCTCTACGACGACGTGCGCACGCCCGACGACATCTACGACTACGCCGAGGAGCAGCAACTCTGCGGCTACGAACTCCTGAAGGACGGGATGGAGGGCGTGGATTTGGTGGTCTGCAACTACCACCACCTGCTCGACCCCATGATACGCGAGCAGTTCTTCCGGTGGTTAGACCGGGACCCCGAGGACGTCATCACAATCTTCGACGAGGCTCACAACGTCGAGGACACCGCCCGCGAGCACGCCACTCGGACGCTGACCGAGAACACCCTCGACTCCGCGCTCGACGAACTGCAGGACTCCGACGACGCCCGGGCCGAACCCGCCTACAACGTCATCTCGGCGTTCCGGGCGGCGCTCGAAGAGACCTACGAGGACAACTTGGGATTCGGCGACCGCGAGCAGGTCGGCGACAACTGGGAGGACCTCTCCATCGCGAACGAGGGCAAGCGCGACGACCTGACACTCAACTTCCTCCAGCAGTACACCGGCAAGGGAATCGACACGGAACTCGAACTCGCCGTTCACCTCGGCAAGGAGTTGGACGAGGAGTACGAGGAGGCGTACAAGAACGGCGAGTCCACCACACGACAGGAGTGCCAGACCCTGCAGGCCGCGAGGTTCGTCCAGTCGTTCATGGACGAGAGCGCGGAACTGGGCCAGTACCCCGTGGTGTCGGTCCGGCGCGACGAGGCGACCGAGGAGGTGTACGGCCGCGCGGAACTCTACACCTGCATCCCGCGGGAAGTCACCGAGGAACTCTTCGACGAGGTGTACGCCACGGTGCTGATGAGCGCGACGCTCCGGCCGTTCGACGTGATTTCGGACGTTTTGGGGCTGGAGGACCCCGCCGAAATCGCCTACGGTCTCCAGTTCCCCGAGGAGAACCGCCGGACGTTCGCGGTCGAGACGCCCGCGCTCTTCTCCAGCGAGCGAGACGACCTAGACACCCAAGAGGCCATCGCTGGCGTCCTCCGGGACGCGGTGGAGTTCACTGCGGGCAACACCCTACTGTTCTTCCCGAGTTACGCCGAGGCCGAGCGGTACTACGACCGACTCGGACGGGAGTTCGGCGGCGACGCGACCCTCTACATGGACGAACCCGGGACGTCGGTGGAGGACCTGCGCCAGCGGTTCGTCGCCGACGACGACGCCGCGCTGTTCACGTCGCTCTGGGGCACCCTCGCGGAAGGGGTGAGTTTCGACGGCGACGAGGCCCGGACCGTGGTCGTGGTCGGCGTGCCCTACCCGCACCTGAACGACCGGATGGAGGCGGTCCAAGAGGCGTACGACCGGACGTTCGCGGACCGCTCGGGCCGGGACTCCGGGTGGGAGTACGCCGTCGAGATTCCGACGATTCGCAAGACGCGCCAAGCGCTGGGGCGAGTCATCCGGTCGCCCGACGACTTCGGCGTCCGCGTGCTGGTGGACAAGCGTTACACCGAAGCGGGACAGCGCGAGATGGGCAAGTACAGTGTCCGCGATACGTTCCCGCCCGAGGAGCGCGGCGAGATGCTGGACGTGCAGGCCGAGAAGCTGAAATTCGCGATGCTGAACTTCTACAGTGACAAACAGGCGTGGACCGGCGACCCGCCGACGCCGTGA
- a CDS encoding cation diffusion facilitator family transporter, which translates to MAESKSVVIAALIANGAIAVLKFLGFLLTGSAAMLSETYHSISDTGNQVFLLIGIRYSNKEASREHPFGYGKAQFFYSFLVSVLLFGIAGWESAKHGYDAIMHPHVPEQGAATLLGYTFPGVWVNYGVLIAAILFEGWALKKAWAGMKKDIEQHNWSGLTEAFKKTTNVTTLTAFTEDTIALSGAAIALFGIYLSRITGNPIYDAVAALLIGLLLMGFAVALAWENKRLLLGESLPKSEERELRDIIEGWDGVVNIVDFRTVVFGPEDAILTADIAFDKGIATAEMDQKITDLEDALMEQNGSVSKVYIEPETRWRSRKEEAG; encoded by the coding sequence ATGGCGGAAAGCAAGTCTGTCGTCATCGCCGCGCTCATCGCCAACGGGGCGATAGCCGTGCTGAAGTTCCTCGGATTCCTGTTGACCGGGAGCGCGGCGATGCTCTCGGAGACGTACCACTCCATCTCGGACACCGGCAATCAGGTGTTCCTGCTTATCGGCATCCGATACAGCAACAAGGAGGCGAGTCGCGAACACCCGTTCGGCTACGGGAAGGCGCAGTTCTTCTACAGCTTTCTGGTGAGTGTCCTGCTGTTCGGCATCGCCGGGTGGGAGTCGGCCAAGCACGGGTACGACGCCATCATGCACCCCCACGTGCCCGAGCAGGGCGCGGCCACACTGCTCGGATACACGTTCCCTGGCGTCTGGGTCAACTACGGTGTGCTTATCGCCGCGATTCTGTTCGAAGGCTGGGCGCTGAAGAAGGCGTGGGCCGGCATGAAGAAGGACATCGAGCAGCACAACTGGAGCGGACTGACCGAGGCGTTCAAGAAGACCACCAACGTGACGACGCTGACCGCGTTCACCGAGGACACCATCGCGCTGTCCGGTGCGGCCATCGCACTCTTCGGAATCTACCTCTCTAGAATCACCGGGAACCCGATTTACGACGCGGTGGCGGCGCTGCTCATCGGTCTCCTCCTGATGGGGTTCGCGGTGGCGCTCGCGTGGGAGAACAAACGCCTCCTGCTCGGCGAGAGTCTGCCGAAGTCCGAGGAGCGGGAACTGCGGGATATCATCGAGGGATGGGACGGCGTGGTAAACATCGTTGACTTCCGGACCGTGGTCTTCGGCCCGGAGGACGCGATTCTCACCGCCGACATCGCCTTCGACAAGGGCATCGCCACGGCCGAGATGGACCAGAAGATTACCGACTTGGAGGACGCGCTGATGGAGCAGAACGGGAGCGTCTCGAAGGTGTACATCGAACCGGAAACGCGGTGGCGGAGCAGGAAGGAGGAAGCGGGGTAG
- a CDS encoding metallophosphoesterase: protein MITVVSDTHSRSGHELAGRTEEAVEEADVVVHAGDFLNGAALDAFEAVSDRLYGVYGNNATPDVRDRLPPERTFEVEGVRFVLTHGDDRGATGLSLLGRQQAADVVVFGHSHRHAVSEGEDVLLLNPGSHARPRGGVPTHAELRPTDGDAETDARLSGEIRHRDGSVVESFEIE from the coding sequence ATGATAACCGTCGTCTCGGACACCCACAGTCGGTCCGGCCACGAACTGGCGGGGCGCACGGAGGAAGCGGTCGAGGAAGCAGACGTCGTCGTCCACGCCGGGGACTTTCTGAACGGGGCGGCACTCGACGCGTTCGAAGCAGTCAGCGACCGCCTCTACGGCGTGTACGGCAACAACGCCACGCCCGACGTACGCGACCGTCTCCCGCCCGAACGCACCTTCGAGGTCGAGGGCGTCCGGTTCGTCCTGACGCACGGCGACGACCGCGGCGCGACCGGACTCTCGCTGCTGGGTCGCCAGCAGGCCGCCGACGTGGTCGTGTTCGGCCACTCCCACCGCCACGCGGTCAGCGAGGGCGAGGACGTGTTACTTCTCAACCCCGGCAGTCACGCTCGACCTCGCGGCGGCGTCCCGACCCACGCGGAACTCCGGCCGACGGACGGCGACGCGGAGACCGACGCCAGACTCTCGGGCGAGATTCGCCACCGCGACGGGTCGGTCGTCGAGTCGTTCGAGATAGAGTGA
- a CDS encoding helix-turn-helix domain-containing protein, with product MADLLPSTSDATAPQSAEPRVIGVDSDDADDLLGALSSETARELLAALHDDPATPSALADTIDTSLQNTQYHLGKLEDADVIQVVDTVYSEKGREMKVYAPADQPLVVFAGNEEKTTGLKAALSRLLGAFGALGLLSVAVQQAFGDGVGTLFGVSGGDTATETGGGMTVQSTDAAQQTADAAANAVPPGLVFFAGGALVIALGFAWWYYTNRSE from the coding sequence ATGGCTGACCTCCTGCCCTCCACCTCTGACGCGACCGCCCCGCAGTCCGCCGAACCGAGGGTCATCGGCGTCGATAGCGACGACGCCGACGACCTTCTCGGGGCGCTCTCCTCGGAGACGGCCCGCGAACTGCTGGCGGCCCTCCACGACGACCCCGCGACGCCTTCCGCGCTCGCCGACACCATCGACACGTCGCTCCAGAACACCCAGTACCACCTCGGCAAACTGGAGGACGCCGACGTGATACAGGTCGTAGACACGGTGTACTCCGAGAAGGGACGCGAGATGAAGGTGTACGCGCCCGCCGACCAACCGCTCGTCGTGTTCGCCGGGAACGAGGAGAAGACGACCGGACTGAAAGCCGCCCTCTCGCGCCTGCTCGGCGCGTTCGGCGCGCTCGGTCTCCTGAGCGTCGCGGTCCAACAGGCGTTCGGCGACGGGGTCGGGACGCTCTTCGGTGTCTCCGGCGGGGACACCGCCACGGAAACCGGCGGCGGGATGACGGTCCAATCGACCGACGCGGCCCAACAGACCGCCGACGCCGCGGCCAACGCCGTGCCGCCGGGTCTCGTCTTCTTCGCCGGCGGTGCGCTCGTCATCGCGCTGGGGTTCGCGTGGTGGTACTACACGAATCGCAGCGAGTGA
- a CDS encoding low specificity L-threonine aldolase has translation MIDLRSDTVTTPDEAMRDAARDADVGDDVYGEDPTVNQLEAEAADLVGMEDALYVPTGTMGNQVAVRTHTERGQEVLTERESHVVKWELGGMAQLSTLQVRTLDGGERGVPTPEQVREEYVEEDLHRPGTGLLTLENTHNSKGGVAVTPEKIDAAAETARELGVPVHLDGARVCNAAVAHDVPVERVTENVDSVMFCLSKGLGAPVGSMLAGSEEFVERARRNRKLFGGGMRQAGIVAAPGLLALENVERLSEDHDNARLLAERLAGVEGLSVQDPETNIVLVNTEAAGLTADEFLDACEDAGVLGTQFDTHVARFCTHWDVDRDDIADAADRIGDVVEG, from the coding sequence ATGATAGACCTGCGGAGCGACACCGTGACGACACCGGACGAGGCGATGCGCGACGCCGCCCGAGACGCCGACGTGGGCGACGACGTGTACGGCGAGGACCCGACCGTCAACCAGTTGGAGGCGGAAGCCGCCGACCTCGTGGGCATGGAGGACGCCCTCTACGTCCCGACCGGCACGATGGGCAATCAGGTCGCGGTCCGGACCCACACCGAGCGCGGACAGGAGGTGCTGACCGAGCGCGAGAGCCACGTCGTCAAGTGGGAACTCGGCGGGATGGCCCAGCTATCGACCCTGCAGGTTCGGACGCTCGACGGCGGCGAACGCGGCGTTCCGACCCCCGAGCAGGTCCGCGAGGAGTACGTCGAGGAGGACCTCCACCGACCGGGAACCGGACTGCTCACACTCGAAAATACGCACAACAGCAAGGGCGGCGTCGCCGTCACGCCGGAGAAAATCGACGCCGCGGCGGAGACCGCTCGCGAACTCGGCGTCCCGGTCCACCTCGACGGCGCGCGGGTCTGCAACGCGGCCGTGGCTCACGACGTGCCTGTCGAGCGCGTGACCGAGAACGTCGATTCGGTGATGTTCTGTCTCTCGAAGGGACTCGGCGCACCGGTCGGGTCGATGCTGGCCGGGAGCGAGGAGTTCGTCGAACGCGCGCGGCGCAACCGGAAACTGTTCGGCGGCGGGATGCGTCAGGCCGGAATCGTGGCCGCGCCGGGGCTACTTGCGCTCGAAAACGTCGAGCGCCTCTCGGAGGACCACGATAACGCCCGACTGCTGGCCGAGCGACTCGCCGGAGTCGAGGGCCTGTCGGTGCAGGACCCGGAGACGAACATCGTCCTCGTGAACACCGAGGCAGCCGGCCTGACCGCCGACGAGTTCCTCGACGCCTGCGAGGACGCGGGCGTCCTCGGGACGCAGTTCGACACGCACGTCGCGCGCTTCTGCACTCACTGGGACGTGGACCGCGACGATATCGCGGATGCCGCTGACCGCATCGGCGACGTAGTCGAAGGGTAA
- a CDS encoding aminopeptidase, with protein sequence MDPRVREHAEIVVDHSTEIETGDNVVVSASSAAEDLTLALCETIGERGGLPFHVSFRNDRTRAAFLGGVSPEDVDTPDHELALAEAADVWIHVRAHDNVAEMSAVESDTMAAYRKAQLPVREEILDTTWVLTQYPAPADAQNAEMSTEEYEEFVWSAIGKDWAAQKAHQEEMVEILDAGEEVRIVSGDTTDLTMSIEGMTTINDHAKNNLPGGEVFTAPVADSVEGEVLFDKPLIHEGHEVEDGYLRFEGGEVVEYSASKNEDVLGQVLDTDEGARRLGELGIGMNRDIDRFTYNMLFDEKMGDTIHLAVGRAYDECLPEGETGNESAVHVDMIVDMSEDSYIEVDGEVVQRNGTFRFEDGFEESEA encoded by the coding sequence ATGGACCCCCGAGTCAGAGAGCACGCCGAAATCGTCGTGGACCATTCTACCGAAATCGAGACCGGTGACAACGTCGTCGTCAGCGCTTCCTCGGCAGCGGAAGACCTGACGCTCGCGCTCTGTGAGACCATCGGCGAACGGGGTGGACTTCCGTTCCACGTCTCGTTCCGCAACGACCGGACGCGCGCGGCGTTCCTCGGAGGCGTCTCGCCCGAGGACGTCGATACGCCCGACCACGAACTCGCGCTGGCGGAGGCCGCCGACGTGTGGATTCACGTCCGCGCCCACGACAACGTCGCCGAGATGAGCGCGGTGGAGAGCGACACCATGGCGGCCTACCGGAAGGCCCAACTCCCCGTCCGCGAGGAGATTCTCGACACGACGTGGGTCCTCACCCAGTACCCCGCGCCCGCCGACGCCCAGAACGCCGAGATGAGTACCGAGGAGTACGAGGAGTTCGTCTGGTCGGCCATCGGCAAGGACTGGGCGGCCCAGAAGGCCCATCAGGAGGAGATGGTGGAAATCCTCGACGCGGGCGAGGAGGTCCGCATCGTCTCGGGCGACACCACCGACCTCACCATGAGCATCGAGGGGATGACCACCATCAACGACCACGCGAAGAACAACCTCCCCGGCGGCGAGGTGTTCACCGCGCCGGTCGCCGACTCCGTGGAAGGCGAAGTGCTGTTCGACAAGCCGCTCATCCACGAGGGTCACGAGGTCGAGGACGGCTACCTCCGATTCGAGGGCGGCGAGGTCGTCGAGTACAGCGCCAGCAAGAACGAGGACGTGCTGGGGCAGGTCCTCGACACCGACGAGGGTGCCCGCAGACTCGGGGAACTCGGCATCGGGATGAACCGCGACATCGACCGGTTCACCTACAACATGCTGTTCGACGAGAAGATGGGCGACACCATCCACCTCGCGGTCGGCCGCGCGTACGACGAGTGCCTGCCCGAGGGCGAGACGGGCAACGAGAGCGCGGTCCACGTGGACATGATTGTGGACATGAGCGAGGACTCCTACATCGAAGTAGACGGCGAAGTCGTCCAGCGAAACGGCACGTTCCGATTCGAGGACGGGTTCGAGGAGAGCGAGGCCTGA
- a CDS encoding sodium:calcium antiporter: protein MLDRFRHPLVAVAVALALTVPWIATFVSSGGYGTVHPGENITPGMAVLVGGLAIVGAAFLLAWAAETAEKDVPQAFAIAVLAVLAVAPEYAVDALYAWEAGAGSSEAANLAVANMTGANRILIGLGWSGIALFTIYRAKRTDDPAVEYRSGFLTDAVTLDPKIATEIAFLLVATAYAFFIPLSGGIGPLDTLFLVGLFVLYILVVIRGDVEPSEEHIGVPAYFQKYSKVPRIAFILFGFAFSGAIIFTAVHPFAEGLEQLGLQYGIPEFFMIQWLAPLASESPELIVVAYLVNKARSTAGFNALISSKLNQWTLLIGTLAIVYSISAGAIGTLSFDSKQAAEIWITAAQSLFAIAILTNLEISTREAIVLLVLFATQVLAEFYVIQTYAEATASTISIAILYVYTAVYIVFGVGLFVKRRESVRELLQRSVSNARSAIGIGTGRTEHAD from the coding sequence GTGCTGGACCGGTTTCGCCACCCACTCGTCGCAGTCGCCGTCGCCTTAGCTTTGACAGTACCGTGGATAGCGACGTTCGTCTCGTCCGGTGGGTACGGAACCGTGCACCCGGGCGAGAACATCACGCCCGGAATGGCCGTCCTCGTCGGTGGTCTCGCAATCGTGGGCGCGGCGTTCCTGCTCGCGTGGGCGGCCGAAACCGCCGAGAAGGACGTCCCACAGGCGTTCGCCATCGCGGTGCTGGCGGTGCTGGCCGTGGCCCCCGAGTACGCCGTCGACGCGCTCTACGCGTGGGAGGCCGGTGCTGGCTCCAGTGAAGCCGCCAACCTCGCGGTGGCCAACATGACCGGCGCGAACCGGATTCTCATCGGTCTCGGGTGGTCGGGCATCGCACTGTTCACGATTTACCGCGCGAAGCGCACCGACGACCCGGCGGTCGAGTACCGGTCGGGATTCCTCACGGACGCGGTCACGCTCGACCCGAAAATCGCGACCGAAATCGCGTTCCTGCTCGTCGCGACGGCGTACGCGTTTTTCATCCCGCTCAGCGGCGGTATCGGGCCGCTCGATACGCTCTTTCTCGTCGGACTGTTCGTGCTGTATATCCTCGTCGTCATCCGCGGTGACGTCGAACCGTCCGAAGAACACATCGGCGTCCCCGCCTACTTCCAGAAGTACTCGAAGGTACCGCGGATTGCGTTCATCCTCTTCGGGTTCGCGTTCTCGGGGGCGATAATCTTCACTGCCGTCCACCCGTTCGCCGAGGGACTGGAGCAGTTGGGTCTCCAGTACGGCATCCCCGAGTTCTTCATGATTCAGTGGCTCGCACCGCTCGCCTCGGAGAGTCCCGAACTCATCGTCGTCGCCTATCTGGTGAACAAGGCGCGTTCGACCGCCGGATTCAACGCGCTCATCTCTTCGAAGCTCAATCAGTGGACGTTGCTCATCGGGACACTCGCCATCGTCTACTCCATCTCCGCGGGGGCTATCGGGACGCTCTCGTTCGACTCGAAGCAGGCGGCGGAAATCTGGATTACCGCCGCCCAGAGCCTCTTCGCCATCGCTATCCTGACGAACCTCGAGATTAGCACTCGCGAGGCCATCGTGTTGCTCGTCCTGTTCGCTACGCAGGTTCTCGCGGAGTTCTACGTGATTCAGACCTACGCTGAAGCAACTGCATCGACGATTAGTATCGCTATCCTCTACGTCTATACCGCGGTCTACATCGTCTTCGGCGTCGGGTTGTTCGTCAAACGTCGCGAAAGTGTCCGCGAACTCCTCCAGCGAAGCGTCTCGAACGCTCGGAGTGCGATAGGAATCGGCACCGGCCGGACGGAACACGCAGACTGA
- a CDS encoding AAA family ATPase, whose product MRVIGTVGLPGSGKGEAATVAEELAIPVVTMGDVIRRECRDRGLDPAEHHGEIASALREENGPDAIAQRSLPVVEEALEESDTVLVDGIRAGVEVKRFEEAFGDAFTLVSIEAPFEVRAERVQSRGRDATDAETLRERDERERGFGMDEAIARADAAIDNTATLEAFHEKIRVLMTEGVEGLERERAQEA is encoded by the coding sequence ATGAGAGTAATCGGAACCGTCGGCTTGCCGGGGAGCGGCAAGGGCGAGGCCGCCACCGTCGCCGAGGAACTCGCCATTCCCGTCGTGACGATGGGCGACGTGATTCGCCGGGAGTGCCGCGACCGGGGACTCGACCCGGCCGAACACCACGGCGAAATCGCCAGCGCGCTCCGGGAAGAGAACGGTCCCGACGCCATCGCCCAGCGGTCGCTCCCCGTCGTCGAGGAGGCGCTCGAAGAGAGCGACACCGTCCTCGTGGACGGCATCCGAGCGGGCGTGGAAGTCAAGCGCTTCGAGGAGGCGTTCGGCGACGCGTTCACGCTGGTCAGCATCGAAGCGCCGTTCGAGGTCCGGGCGGAACGCGTCCAATCGAGAGGTCGAGACGCCACCGACGCCGAAACCCTGCGGGAGCGCGACGAGCGCGAGCGCGGATTCGGCATGGACGAGGCCATCGCCCGCGCCGACGCCGCGATAGACAACACAGCGACGCTGGAGGCGTTCCACGAGAAGATTCGCGTCCTGATGACCGAGGGCGTCGAGGGACTCGAACGCGAACGCGCACAGGAGGCCTGA